One part of the Patescibacteria group bacterium genome encodes these proteins:
- a CDS encoding type II secretion system F family protein: MPIYQYKAEAKNGKIRTGKIVGLNEKEVEFKLRKQELNLISLIEASQSPMVKLSLLIQRVKPKDLVIFSRQFSVMISANMPVVESLMILVDQTNNFPLKSIIADIALDVDSGSLLSDAFAKRPKIFSEFFVNIIKSGETSGKLDEVLNYLADEMEKNYDMVSKIRGAMIYPLFIICGLIGVGIILMIYVIPNLTAILTETDIALPWSTRAVIGLSNFLRHFSWLVVLIVAGFIFLMRLYLKTTGGRRNFDLLKIKLPIFGKLFKYIYLMRFTRSLSTLLKGGVTITKSLEITADVVRNEIYRELIMQTLQSIKDGNPLATVFDSSDYVPKMVPQMISVGERSGKMEVVLDKISDFYTRESTNMLNSLSTIMEPLIMVIMGIGVAIMVAAVLLPMYNLGQQF, translated from the coding sequence ATGCCAATCTATCAATATAAAGCTGAAGCCAAGAACGGAAAAATCCGGACAGGCAAGATTGTTGGTCTCAACGAGAAAGAGGTCGAATTTAAACTACGTAAACAGGAGCTAAACTTAATCAGCTTGATCGAAGCTAGCCAGTCGCCCATGGTAAAGTTGTCTCTGCTAATCCAGAGGGTGAAGCCTAAGGATTTAGTTATTTTTTCTCGGCAATTTTCCGTGATGATCAGCGCTAATATGCCGGTCGTAGAATCGCTAATGATCTTAGTGGACCAGACTAATAATTTCCCTTTGAAGAGCATTATCGCCGACATCGCTCTTGATGTTGATAGCGGCTCGCTCTTATCTGATGCTTTTGCTAAGCGGCCGAAGATCTTTTCTGAATTCTTCGTCAATATTATCAAATCTGGAGAAACTTCAGGTAAATTAGATGAAGTCTTGAATTATTTGGCCGATGAGATGGAAAAGAACTATGATATGGTTTCCAAGATCAGGGGCGCCATGATTTATCCGCTTTTTATTATCTGCGGTTTGATCGGAGTCGGCATCATCTTGATGATTTATGTTATTCCTAACCTAACCGCGATTCTGACTGAAACTGATATTGCTTTGCCCTGGTCAACGCGGGCGGTCATCGGTTTGTCTAATTTTTTGCGTCATTTCTCTTGGCTGGTTGTCCTCATCGTCGCCGGTTTTATATTTTTGATGCGTTTGTATCTGAAGACTACCGGTGGTCGTCGGAATTTTGATCTTTTAAAAATCAAGCTGCCGATTTTTGGCAAGCTGTTCAAGTATATTTATCTGATGCGCTTCACCCGCTCGCTCAGCACCTTGCTCAAAGGCGGCGTAACGATTACTAAGAGTTTGGAGATTACGGCTGATGTCGTCCGAAATGAGATCTATCGGGAACTCATCATGCAGACTTTGCAATCGATCAAAGACGGTAACCCCTTGGCCACCGTCTTCGATTCCAGCGATTATGTACCGAAGATGGTGCCACAGATGATTTCGGTCGGTGAACGCAGCGGTAAGATGGAAGTAGTCTTGGATAAGATTTCTGATTTCTATACGCGCGAATCCACTAATATGTTAAATAGCTTGAGCACGATCATGGAGCCCTTGATCATGGTGATTATGGGTATCGGTGTGGCCATCATGGTCGCGGCCGTCTTGTTGCCGATGTATAATCTCGGACAACAGTTCTAA
- a CDS encoding peptidoglycan bridge formation glycyltransferase FemA/FemB family protein: MALQKLKSASELTKLILDNPDFYQNQGVFLQGGEWQKVWRQEAKDFVSYAYYKDGRCLGLLSASLHRTKLGISYLYSPKGPLFCGHQAEAKEFLEEIIQETRRLGVHFWRFEPSSDLFNNWFNQSKKIIFNKIKDIQPSQTIQLDLAKSETELLSAMHPKTRYNIRLAEKKDLEFSQGGAEDFEDFWSLMSTTSERDAFRLHSRDHYQVLLDQSDFIRLFLVRYQGRAVAAGLFSFFADTVTYLHGASANADRNLMAPYLLQWELIRQAKAEGYKHYDFYGIDAQRWPGVTRFKSGFGGKVLSCPGSYDLVLRPLAYRLYSFLKSLKS; the protein is encoded by the coding sequence ATGGCTTTACAGAAATTAAAATCGGCCTCTGAATTAACTAAGCTAATCTTGGATAACCCTGATTTTTATCAGAATCAAGGCGTCTTTTTGCAAGGCGGAGAGTGGCAGAAAGTTTGGCGGCAAGAAGCCAAGGATTTCGTTAGTTATGCTTATTATAAAGACGGCCGTTGCCTAGGTTTGTTATCCGCCTCTTTGCATAGAACAAAATTGGGAATTTCTTATTTATACTCCCCCAAAGGCCCCCTTTTCTGTGGCCATCAGGCGGAAGCTAAAGAATTTTTAGAAGAGATAATTCAAGAGACTAGGCGGCTTGGCGTTCATTTCTGGCGTTTTGAACCAAGTTCAGATTTATTCAATAATTGGTTCAATCAATCCAAGAAGATCATCTTTAATAAAATTAAGGACATCCAGCCGTCTCAGACAATACAATTAGATTTAGCTAAATCCGAGACAGAACTGCTTTCAGCTATGCACCCTAAAACCAGATATAATATCCGCTTAGCTGAGAAGAAAGATTTAGAATTTTCTCAAGGCGGGGCCGAAGACTTTGAGGATTTCTGGTCTTTAATGTCTACTACTTCCGAGCGCGACGCCTTCCGTTTACACAGTCGGGATCATTACCAGGTCCTTTTAGATCAAAGCGATTTTATCAGGTTGTTTTTGGTCCGCTATCAGGGGCGGGCGGTTGCTGCTGGTCTTTTTTCCTTCTTTGCCGACACGGTTACTTATCTCCACGGAGCCTCAGCCAACGCCGATCGAAATCTGATGGCTCCATATTTGTTGCAATGGGAACTTATCAGGCAGGCAAAGGCGGAGGGTTATAAGCATTATGATTTCTATGGCATCGACGCTCAACGTTGGCCGGGGGTCACTCGTTTCAAAAGCGGCTTCGGGGGCAAAGTGCTATCTTGTCCGGGGAGCTATGATTTGGTTTTAAGACCTCTGGCCTATAGGCTGTATTCATTTCTTAAAAGTTTGAAATCTTAA
- a CDS encoding prepilin-type N-terminal cleavage/methylation domain-containing protein, protein MAKNKQGFTLIELLVVIAIIGLLSTLSIVALNNARARSRDARRVSDVKQVQTALELYYNDNGSYPGGNVFASSSITNGTVTYMNTIPTPPTPADATACSGTTAYTYAQTSSGQSYTITYCIGQAITGGPVAGLNVATPAGIK, encoded by the coding sequence ATGGCAAAAAACAAACAGGGCTTCACCTTAATCGAATTGTTGGTAGTTATCGCCATCATCGGCTTGCTATCAACCTTATCGATCGTGGCTCTAAACAACGCCAGGGCTCGTTCCCGCGACGCTCGACGCGTGTCCGATGTCAAGCAAGTCCAAACTGCCCTAGAACTATATTATAACGATAACGGTTCTTATCCTGGTGGTAATGTTTTTGCTTCCTCAAGTATTACTAATGGTACAGTCACCTATATGAATACTATCCCGACCCCGCCAACCCCAGCTGACGCCACTGCTTGTTCTGGGACCACTGCTTATACTTATGCGCAGACCAGCAGCGGCCAATCTTATACGATTACCTATTGTATCGGACAGGCGATTACTGGCGGTCCAGTAGCTGGTTTGAATGTAGCCACTCCGGCTGGCATTAAATAA
- the ybeY gene encoding rRNA maturation RNase YbeY, whose product MTEIINFTKNKLQQKKIAAAVDLFLFSYRKADFLVSVVLVGDRRMQSLNRKYRGQNKSTDVLSFRQEEYMGNILGEIFINLQEAARVRKFQGLLEELKCKDINFRHTKDFIFYFLLTHGLLHLIGYNDDSPKERQLMLDLGKKFMHKLAGCGIIKL is encoded by the coding sequence ATGACCGAAATCATCAATTTTACTAAGAATAAGCTGCAACAGAAAAAGATAGCGGCGGCTGTCGATCTTTTTTTATTTTCCTATCGCAAGGCAGATTTTTTGGTGTCGGTAGTCTTGGTAGGGGATCGCCGGATGCAGAGTTTGAACCGTAAATACCGGGGCCAGAATAAAAGCACGGATGTCCTGTCCTTCCGCCAGGAGGAATACATGGGTAATATCTTGGGGGAGATATTTATCAATTTACAGGAAGCGGCTCGGGTCAGGAAATTCCAGGGATTATTAGAAGAACTAAAATGTAAAGATATTAATTTCCGCCATACCAAAGATTTCATTTTTTATTTCCTTTTGACTCACGGCTTGCTGCATCTTATCGGTTATAATGACGATAGCCCCAAGGAACGCCAGCTCATGTTAGACTTGGGGAAAAAATTCATGCATAAATTGGCGGGATGTGGTATAATTAAACTATGA
- a CDS encoding prepilin-type N-terminal cleavage/methylation domain-containing protein: protein MTKQGQGFTLIELLVVIAIIGLLSTLSVVSLNNARSRARDARRVSDIKQMQTALELYYNDVGTYPGGDPIASTTIANGTTVYMKTVPTPPTPADVTACSGTTAYTYAQTLSGQSYTLKYCVGQAISGGPAAGLNTATPAGIK from the coding sequence ATGACTAAGCAGGGGCAGGGTTTCACTTTGATCGAGCTTTTAGTGGTCATCGCCATCATCGGTTTACTTTCTACTTTATCAGTTGTTTCCTTGAATAATGCCCGTTCCCGGGCACGTGATGCTCGCCGTGTTTCTGATATCAAACAGATGCAGACTGCTTTGGAATTGTATTATAATGATGTGGGCACCTATCCGGGTGGAGACCCGATTGCTTCGACAACGATTGCTAATGGCACGACCGTTTATATGAAGACTGTCCCGACTCCGCCGACGCCGGCTGACGTAACTGCTTGTTCCGGAACGACTGCTTATACCTACGCCCAAACTCTTAGCGGCCAATCATATACTTTAAAATATTGCGTCGGCCAAGCTATCAGCGGCGGTCCGGCGGCTGGTTTAAACACGGCTACCCCGGCTGGCATAAAATAA
- the pilM gene encoding type IV pilus assembly protein PilM: MGLFSGAKDNFFLGIDIGDSSIKMVELRRKGKKIFLNNYAFSENIGDVKFTRIDDVDYLASAITKIREKAGITSHRAVASLPTFSVFSSIINLSGVEKKNLASAVVEEAKKVIPLPLEDMILDWKIIPEESGQGDKKNVRVFLTGSPKKLVKKYVDIFKKAKLELVSIETETFSVVRSLLGSDKTPVMIVEIGANSTDLSIVRESIPILNRSLEVSGNTITELLSQNLGMSFAQAEQFKFDLSFSLNDDSREALPQLILQSLQPIVNEMEYMLDFFQSQNSGRVEKIILSGGGSLLLNLADFFAQKLNTKVIIGDPWNRVSYPADLKPVVLEIGPKLAVAIGLALREIE, encoded by the coding sequence ATGGGCTTATTTTCTGGAGCTAAGGACAATTTTTTTCTCGGCATCGATATCGGGGATTCTTCGATTAAGATGGTTGAATTAAGGCGCAAGGGCAAGAAGATATTTTTAAATAACTACGCCTTTTCAGAAAACATTGGGGATGTGAAGTTTACTCGGATTGATGATGTCGATTACCTGGCGAGCGCTATTACCAAGATTCGGGAGAAAGCCGGGATTACCAGCCATCGAGCCGTGGCCTCTTTGCCGACCTTTTCCGTCTTTTCCTCGATTATCAATCTGTCGGGGGTAGAGAAGAAGAATCTGGCCTCGGCCGTAGTTGAAGAAGCGAAAAAAGTAATCCCTCTGCCTTTAGAGGATATGATTTTGGATTGGAAGATAATTCCCGAAGAAAGCGGCCAAGGAGACAAAAAGAACGTGCGGGTGTTTCTCACCGGTTCGCCTAAGAAATTGGTAAAGAAATATGTCGATATCTTTAAGAAAGCCAAATTGGAATTAGTCAGTATTGAAACCGAAACCTTTTCGGTCGTCCGTTCACTTTTAGGCAGCGACAAGACTCCGGTCATGATCGTAGAAATCGGAGCTAACAGCACCGACCTGTCCATCGTTAGGGAGAGTATCCCGATCTTGAATCGGAGCTTGGAAGTTTCCGGCAATACCATCACCGAGCTCCTGAGCCAGAATCTAGGCATGAGTTTCGCTCAGGCCGAGCAATTTAAATTCGACCTCAGTTTTTCTTTAAATGATGATAGCCGTGAAGCTCTGCCCCAACTGATCTTGCAGAGCTTGCAACCGATAGTTAATGAGATGGAATATATGCTAGATTTTTTTCAATCTCAGAATTCCGGTCGGGTAGAGAAGATTATCCTATCGGGCGGCGGGTCTCTGCTTCTTAATCTAGCCGATTTCTTCGCCCAGAAACTTAATACTAAGGTAATCATCGGTGATCCCTGGAACCGCGTCAGCTATCCGGCCGATCTGAAGCCAGTCGTCTTGGAAATCGGACCGAAACTAGCTGTGGCCATCGGCTTGGCCCTCAGGGAAATAGAATAG
- a CDS encoding GspE/PulE family protein, translating into MDKREQLLNLLVQKQIINLIQAGDIMKSVQANKKDLADFLIEEKIIDEEQLTQVKAEMYNLPYFLVQDESIPEGILNFLPEEIARNYNIICLAKDKKLVKIGLVDPDPRAMEAVNFLASDEKLKVEYCLISRTSWDKVFKQYQKIEEEISSALELKAKEEGDELVQVKTESESLGDDDINSAPVSRIVSVVIRHAVEARASDIHIEPFGNESRVRYRIDGILHTSLTLPKSIHNAIIARVKVLAKLKLDETRVPQDGRIRLLINNREIDFRISTLPLASQEKVVMRILDTVKGAPTLEDLGFNKIALNSILEGIKKTNGIFLVTGPTGSGKTTTLYALMNILNKEGVNISTLEDPVEYELKGVNQSQIRPKIGFSFANGLRSLLRQDPNIIMVGEIRDEETAELSIHASLTGHLVLSTLHTNDAIGSIFRLLDMKIEHFLLASTLKTVVAQRLARRLCPNCRQAFKPEAEMLDIIIKEFGDLPENLIKAEYPEFTTLDALRNVSFYKEVGCSHCENTGFSGRIAIAEVIAINETLKEMINNNDKNLNIGAVKKSQDFISIKQDGFFKVIQGVTTMAEVLRVIES; encoded by the coding sequence ATGGACAAGAGGGAACAGCTCTTAAATTTATTAGTCCAGAAACAGATAATTAATCTGATCCAAGCCGGAGATATCATGAAAAGCGTCCAGGCCAACAAGAAGGACCTGGCTGATTTTTTAATAGAAGAGAAGATAATAGATGAAGAGCAATTGACCCAGGTGAAAGCGGAAATGTATAATCTCCCTTATTTTTTAGTCCAAGACGAATCTATCCCAGAAGGCATCCTTAATTTTTTACCGGAAGAAATCGCTAGGAATTATAACATCATCTGTTTAGCTAAGGATAAGAAGCTAGTTAAGATCGGCTTGGTCGATCCCGATCCTCGGGCCATGGAAGCCGTCAACTTCCTAGCTAGCGATGAAAAGCTGAAGGTGGAATACTGCCTGATTTCCCGGACCAGCTGGGATAAGGTTTTTAAGCAATATCAGAAGATAGAAGAAGAAATTTCTTCCGCTTTGGAACTTAAGGCTAAGGAAGAAGGGGATGAATTAGTCCAAGTCAAGACCGAGTCTGAGAGTTTGGGTGACGATGATATTAACAGTGCGCCGGTTTCCCGTATCGTTTCTGTGGTTATCCGCCATGCTGTCGAGGCTCGGGCGAGCGATATCCACATTGAACCTTTCGGGAACGAAAGCCGCGTCCGCTATCGTATCGACGGTATTTTGCATACCTCCTTAACTCTGCCCAAGAGCATCCATAACGCTATTATCGCTCGCGTCAAGGTTTTGGCTAAATTGAAATTAGATGAAACCCGGGTGCCTCAGGATGGCCGCATCCGGCTGCTGATTAATAATCGGGAAATCGATTTTCGTATTTCTACCCTGCCTTTAGCCAGCCAAGAAAAAGTGGTGATGAGAATCTTGGATACGGTGAAGGGCGCTCCAACCTTGGAAGATTTGGGTTTTAATAAGATCGCCTTAAATTCGATTCTAGAGGGAATCAAAAAAACCAATGGCATTTTCCTGGTTACTGGTCCGACCGGTTCAGGTAAGACTACTACTTTATACGCCCTCATGAATATCTTGAATAAGGAAGGGGTAAATATCTCCACCTTGGAAGACCCAGTCGAATACGAACTTAAAGGCGTTAACCAGTCCCAAATCAGGCCTAAGATAGGTTTCAGTTTTGCTAATGGCTTGCGCTCTCTTTTGCGCCAAGATCCCAATATCATCATGGTGGGAGAAATCCGCGATGAAGAGACCGCCGAATTATCTATTCACGCTTCTTTAACTGGTCACTTAGTCTTATCCACCTTGCATACCAATGATGCTATCGGTTCTATCTTCCGTCTATTAGATATGAAAATCGAGCACTTCCTATTGGCTTCCACCTTAAAGACCGTCGTCGCCCAACGTCTAGCTCGCCGCCTCTGTCCGAATTGCCGCCAGGCTTTCAAGCCTGAAGCCGAGATGTTGGATATCATTATTAAAGAATTTGGCGATTTACCGGAAAATCTAATTAAAGCTGAATATCCAGAATTCACTACCTTGGATGCTCTGCGGAACGTTTCTTTCTATAAGGAGGTCGGTTGCAGTCATTGTGAAAACACGGGCTTTTCTGGTAGAATTGCGATTGCCGAAGTTATCGCTATTAATGAAACTTTGAAAGAGATGATTAATAATAATGATAAGAATCTTAATATTGGGGCGGTTAAGAAGAGTCAGGATTTTATTTCTATCAAACAGGATGGATTCTTTAAAGTTATTCAAGGAGTCACCACTATGGCTGAGGTCTTAAGAGTAATCGAGAGTTAA
- a CDS encoding prepilin-type N-terminal cleavage/methylation domain-containing protein codes for MAKNKQGFTLIELLVVIAIIGLLSTLSIVALNNARARSRDARRVSDVKQMQTALELYYNDVGSYPPSASVTAGGTIANGSTVYMQIVPTAPTPNDGSCTAGTNTYTYTQRTVTTTGDSYTISYCVGQTITNGPTGGSLTSATPAGIK; via the coding sequence ATGGCAAAAAACAAACAGGGCTTCACCTTAATCGAATTGTTGGTAGTTATCGCCATCATCGGCTTGCTATCAACCTTATCGATTGTGGCTCTAAACAACGCCAGGGCTCGTTCCCGCGACGCTCGCCGCGTGTCCGATGTCAAGCAGATGCAGACTGCTCTGGAGCTATATTATAACGATGTGGGCAGTTATCCGCCCTCAGCTTCAGTAACAGCTGGCGGTACGATTGCTAATGGATCTACCGTTTATATGCAGATCGTTCCCACTGCACCGACTCCTAATGATGGCTCTTGTACGGCTGGTACTAACACCTACACTTATACTCAGAGAACGGTTACTACTACCGGCGATTCTTATACGATCAGCTATTGCGTCGGTCAAACTATTACTAACGGTCCGACCGGCGGTTCCTTAACTAGCGCTACTCCGGCTGGTATTAAATAA
- a CDS encoding fibronectin type III domain-containing protein, whose translation MRKKPSMARIKISHQLKKHLHKSTHHHLLREFLIILILTLLATSGWLPITFLETKDGQALNQVNNWAFTGASTGWTAGNGTGTNTCGDDNSATTYAFATFAYYANDFRAVTGTTVGRDYRGHIRQTFVAPGSGDVKVKGRFKYTTSATSWTSASGWARLDIYDAANSTFIGSLGCVTFSSSLTNQYSAYASDVTLTGGTTYTVRVTMKATRGSLSNVTVRVDEVVVNAAPVGVTASAPADTTNAALDWTASTGGSSSNALHGTTPYKVYRNTASPVTTSNFLANSTTDSYTDSSTSPRVTYYYAVTNYDTGSYESPLSAEVSVKTRPATPGAISFSSVTSNSMRVSWSAPSAGADSYKVERCEGTGCSSYGEIATGVTNTYYDDSGLSSGTVYRYRIRATDSVSGDGAYNTPAEQATTAAAPTATTQTASSINYNAATGNGTVTATGGENPTRYIQWGTTVSYGSSCSAGSGGTGAYSCAISSLSPNTLYHVRAYATNSGGTGYGNDSTFTTLPGTTSLPGTPISNVGATAMRFTWTAPSGGADSYKVERCQGTSCSDFSQIASGVTNTYYDDSSLTGNTIYRYRARATNTTGDGAYSNATSDQLTYPDVPTSITFSDVTTSSMRVNWSAPAGGAASYKVERCQGTGCSDFSQIATGVTNTYYDDSGLSADTVYRYRMKGTNSVGDGSYATAAERLTSGSGGVTSENNIRGNAYNATYGKISFNCLDDGTGGHFPYTFPFPFSTEPCNPNTHGVNLDESNNFAGEAWNATLGLITFNATTTPPDNYAFNTNCPNTCNLANNCWACYNENDQKMYGWARVINGGQWIQFNSSLAPQSSMNNYLSPNPGIFSGYASSSFGSISLNCINDNSCLSDDYKVYRWPIEIRQLSAPNWAFSEACSSGARQAVLKWYVNSGSQSAYQVIINNANNTTSPIYDSGKTSGSAKQFICDGGACSLDYDEHYYFWLRLWDESYTATPTPWRQFNTSAGDVLTDNVAANSSSQNPTLTFTTYKHEFPMPYFSWSPFDVIVGSTTSFTNSSQYYNSTYPNYNPQVCSAGTCYYLWTTTDTGAMIASNTAATTSIVFTKATGTRVYLKTTDADNYFCSTSTLLNVNFLLPTWKEVKATSTGN comes from the coding sequence ATGAGAAAAAAGCCATCTATGGCTAGGATTAAAATATCCCATCAACTAAAAAAACACTTACACAAATCAACTCATCACCACCTCTTGAGGGAGTTTTTGATTATCCTGATTTTGACCTTGTTGGCTACTTCTGGCTGGTTGCCGATTACTTTTTTAGAAACAAAAGATGGCCAGGCTTTAAACCAGGTAAATAATTGGGCTTTCACCGGAGCATCGACTGGCTGGACTGCAGGTAATGGTACAGGAACCAATACTTGTGGCGATGATAATTCAGCCACAACTTATGCTTTTGCTACTTTTGCTTATTACGCTAATGATTTCCGGGCCGTTACTGGCACCACCGTTGGTCGCGACTATCGTGGCCATATCAGACAGACCTTTGTGGCCCCTGGGTCAGGCGATGTTAAAGTCAAAGGACGTTTTAAATATACGACGAGCGCGACTTCGTGGACCAGTGCTAGCGGCTGGGCTCGTTTAGATATCTATGATGCTGCCAACTCTACTTTTATAGGTTCTCTAGGTTGTGTCACCTTCAGCTCTTCACTCACTAACCAATATTCTGCCTATGCTAGCGATGTGACTTTAACTGGTGGCACTACGTATACTGTCAGAGTGACGATGAAGGCGACACGTGGCTCCTTGTCTAACGTGACCGTTAGAGTAGATGAAGTTGTCGTTAATGCCGCCCCTGTCGGTGTAACAGCTAGTGCGCCAGCTGATACGACTAATGCAGCTTTAGATTGGACAGCTAGTACTGGCGGCAGCAGTTCCAATGCTTTGCATGGCACGACTCCCTATAAAGTTTATCGCAACACGGCTTCTCCGGTTACGACCAGTAATTTTTTAGCAAATTCGACCACTGATTCCTATACTGACTCCAGCACTAGTCCTAGGGTGACTTATTATTACGCCGTTACTAACTATGACACCGGTTCATATGAATCACCCCTATCAGCCGAGGTGTCTGTAAAGACCCGGCCGGCTACTCCGGGGGCTATCAGTTTTTCAAGTGTTACTTCTAATTCAATGCGGGTTAGCTGGTCGGCTCCTTCAGCCGGAGCTGATAGCTATAAGGTGGAAAGGTGTGAAGGAACCGGCTGCAGTAGTTACGGGGAAATTGCCACCGGCGTTACAAATACTTATTACGATGACTCTGGTTTGAGTAGCGGCACGGTTTATCGTTATCGTATCAGGGCAACAGATAGCGTTAGCGGTGATGGCGCTTATAATACTCCAGCCGAGCAAGCGACAACCGCGGCCGCTCCGACAGCGACCACCCAGACTGCCTCCAGTATTAATTACAACGCTGCCACCGGTAACGGCACGGTCACGGCCACTGGCGGAGAAAATCCTACTCGTTATATCCAATGGGGCACGACTGTCTCATACGGTAGTTCTTGCAGTGCCGGAAGCGGCGGTACCGGCGCTTATAGTTGCGCTATCAGCAGTTTAAGTCCTAATACTCTCTACCATGTCCGCGCCTATGCCACTAACAGCGGCGGCACGGGTTATGGCAATGATTCAACTTTTACAACTTTACCTGGTACCACTAGTTTGCCAGGGACTCCTATTTCTAACGTTGGCGCAACCGCTATGCGCTTTACTTGGACCGCCCCTTCAGGTGGAGCTGATAGCTATAAAGTGGAAAGATGCCAGGGGACGAGCTGTAGTGATTTTTCTCAGATTGCGTCCGGCGTTACCAATACCTATTATGATGATTCTAGTCTAACTGGTAATACTATTTATCGCTATCGAGCTCGGGCAACGAATACGACCGGCGATGGCGCCTATTCCAATGCCACTAGCGATCAGCTAACCTACCCGGACGTTCCAACTAGCATTACTTTCTCTGATGTCACTACCAGTTCAATGCGTGTTAATTGGTCGGCTCCTGCCGGCGGAGCGGCGAGTTATAAAGTGGAAAGATGTCAGGGAACAGGGTGCAGTGATTTTTCCCAGATTGCCACTGGTGTTACAAATACTTATTACGATGACTCTGGCTTAAGTGCCGATACGGTGTACCGTTATCGCATGAAAGGCACTAATTCGGTGGGTGACGGTTCTTATGCTACCGCTGCCGAAAGATTAACTAGCGGTTCTGGTGGAGTCACTTCAGAAAACAATATCCGGGGCAATGCTTATAATGCCACCTATGGCAAGATCTCTTTTAACTGTCTTGATGATGGCACCGGCGGCCATTTTCCCTATACCTTTCCTTTTCCTTTCTCCACTGAACCCTGTAATCCAAATACTCACGGAGTCAATTTAGATGAAAGCAATAATTTTGCCGGCGAGGCTTGGAATGCGACTTTAGGCTTGATTACTTTTAATGCCACGACTACGCCGCCTGATAATTATGCTTTTAATACTAATTGTCCGAATACTTGTAATTTGGCCAATAATTGTTGGGCTTGCTATAACGAAAATGACCAAAAGATGTATGGTTGGGCCAGGGTGATTAATGGTGGGCAATGGATACAATTCAATAGCAGTCTGGCGCCTCAGTCCAGTATGAATAATTATCTTTCCCCGAATCCCGGCATCTTTAGCGGTTATGCTTCCAGCTCCTTCGGCTCTATCAGCTTGAATTGTATCAACGATAATTCTTGTTTAAGCGATGATTATAAAGTCTATCGCTGGCCGATAGAGATTAGACAATTAAGTGCGCCTAATTGGGCTTTCTCTGAGGCTTGTTCCAGCGGTGCCCGGCAAGCGGTGCTCAAATGGTATGTAAATAGCGGCTCGCAAAGCGCTTATCAGGTAATTATCAATAATGCTAATAACACGACTAGTCCGATCTATGATTCCGGCAAGACAAGCGGTTCGGCTAAGCAGTTTATCTGCGATGGCGGCGCCTGTTCCTTGGATTATGACGAACACTATTATTTCTGGTTGCGCCTCTGGGACGAAAGCTACACAGCTACGCCGACTCCTTGGCGGCAATTCAATACTAGTGCTGGCGATGTTTTGACTGATAATGTAGCCGCAAACAGCAGTAGCCAGAACCCAACCCTAACCTTTACGACCTATAAGCATGAATTCCCGATGCCTTATTTCTCTTGGAGTCCTTTTGATGTGATCGTCGGCAGTACCACTAGTTTCACTAATTCTTCCCAGTATTATAACAGCACTTATCCTAACTATAATCCTCAGGTCTGTTCCGCCGGCACCTGCTATTACCTTTGGACAACGACCGACACCGGAGCGATGATTGCTAGTAACACGGCGGCGACTACCAGTATTGTATTCACCAAAGCCACTGGCACCAGGGTATACTTAAAGACGACTGATGCGGATAATTATTTCTGCAGTACCTCCACCCTGTTGAACGTTAACTTCTTGTTACCGACCTGGAAGGAAGTCAAGGCGACCTCGACCGGTAATTAA